In the Leifsonia sp. 466MF genome, one interval contains:
- a CDS encoding glycosyltransferase family 4 protein, producing MRVAVVSESFLPTVNGVTTSVLRVLDHLAAEGHEAIVICPDAGAPAEYNGFRIHQVPSVAYRQFPVGLPSPQVQRILAGFGPDVLHAASPFFLGAQAIAAANRMGVPSVAIYQTDVAGFARRNGLGVTSAIAWKYVRWVHEGADLTLAPSAASEYDLRTAGVTRVARWGRGVDLVRYHPNKRRTSAAAALRERLSPDGETVVGYVGRIAPEKQVERLRALRGIGSVSLAIVGDGPSRDAVARELRGIPVTWLGRLGGEDLAAAYAAFDVFAHTGSEETFGQTVQEAHASGLPVVAPRAGGPIDLVEHGVDGLLFRPSDDRALRAAVSMLVRDGALRRRMGEAGRRAVLGRSWDVVCGELTRHYERVILSAVTATAVR from the coding sequence ATGCGGGTCGCGGTGGTCAGCGAGAGCTTCCTCCCCACAGTCAACGGGGTCACGACGAGTGTGCTGCGGGTGCTCGACCATCTGGCGGCCGAGGGGCACGAGGCGATCGTGATCTGCCCGGACGCGGGGGCGCCGGCGGAGTACAACGGGTTCCGCATCCACCAGGTGCCGTCGGTCGCGTACCGCCAGTTCCCGGTCGGGCTGCCGAGCCCGCAGGTGCAGCGCATCCTTGCCGGCTTCGGCCCCGATGTGCTGCACGCCGCCTCGCCGTTCTTCCTGGGGGCGCAGGCGATCGCGGCGGCCAACCGGATGGGTGTGCCGTCCGTCGCGATCTACCAGACGGACGTCGCCGGCTTCGCGCGCCGCAACGGGCTGGGCGTCACCTCGGCCATCGCCTGGAAGTACGTCCGCTGGGTCCACGAGGGCGCCGACCTGACGCTGGCGCCGTCGGCGGCGAGCGAGTACGACCTCCGCACGGCCGGCGTCACGCGGGTCGCCCGCTGGGGACGCGGCGTCGACCTGGTGCGGTACCACCCCAATAAGAGGAGAACGTCGGCGGCGGCCGCTCTGCGGGAGCGCCTGTCGCCGGACGGCGAGACCGTCGTCGGGTACGTCGGCCGCATCGCCCCGGAGAAGCAGGTGGAGCGGCTGCGCGCGCTCCGCGGGATCGGGAGTGTGTCGCTCGCGATCGTCGGGGACGGCCCGTCGCGCGACGCCGTCGCCCGCGAGCTCCGCGGCATCCCGGTGACCTGGCTCGGCCGGCTCGGCGGCGAGGATCTCGCCGCCGCCTACGCCGCCTTCGACGTCTTCGCGCACACCGGATCCGAGGAGACGTTCGGCCAGACGGTTCAGGAGGCCCACGCGTCCGGGCTCCCGGTGGTCGCGCCGCGCGCGGGCGGCCCGATCGACCTCGTCGAGCACGGCGTGGACGGACTGCTATTCCGCCCGTCGGACGACCGCGCCCTGCGCGCAGCCGTCTCGATGCTCGTCCGCGACGGCGCCTTGCGTCGCCGCATGGGGGAGGCCGGACGCCGCGCCGTGCTCGGACGCAGCTGGGATGTCGTGTGCGGCGAGCTGACGCGCCACTACGAGCGCGTGATCCTGAGCGCGGTGACCGCGACGGCGGTCCGGTGA
- a CDS encoding mannose-1-phosphate guanylyltransferase, which translates to MTQKRRITQGPPIERFYSVIPAGGIGSRLWPLSRADAPKFLHDLTGSGQTLLRDTWDRVAPLSGEQRIMVVTGRAHRAAVEQQLPSLTDPNVVLESEPRDSTAAIGLAAAILERREPGVIIGSFAADHVINNLPLFQSAVREAAASARAGYITTIGIQPTEPAVGFGYIHYGERLEIAGAPSALAVDSFKEKPDLQTAERYLANGSYLWNASMFISRADKLLEEIGRNKPKLLAGLLELAEAWDDPATRGPAVDRIWPELEKIAIDYTVAEPAAAAGRLAVIPGYFDWDDVGDFASLAKLNSGGRKSDLAILGENARVLSDSSSGIVVSQSKRVISLIGVKDIVVVDTPDALLVTTSENAQRVKAVVDALKITGSTDVL; encoded by the coding sequence ATGACTCAGAAGCGCAGGATCACACAGGGCCCGCCCATCGAGCGCTTCTACAGCGTGATCCCGGCCGGCGGCATCGGCTCGCGGCTGTGGCCCCTGTCGCGGGCGGACGCCCCGAAGTTCCTGCACGACCTCACCGGCTCCGGCCAGACGCTTCTCCGCGATACCTGGGACCGCGTCGCCCCCCTGTCAGGCGAGCAGCGCATCATGGTCGTCACGGGCCGCGCCCACCGCGCCGCCGTCGAGCAGCAGCTGCCGTCGCTCACCGACCCGAACGTCGTGCTGGAGTCCGAGCCGCGCGATTCCACCGCGGCCATCGGCCTCGCCGCCGCCATCCTGGAGCGCCGCGAGCCCGGCGTGATCATCGGCTCGTTCGCCGCGGACCACGTGATCAACAACCTCCCGCTGTTCCAGTCGGCCGTGCGCGAGGCGGCCGCCTCTGCGCGCGCGGGCTACATCACGACCATCGGCATCCAGCCGACGGAGCCTGCCGTCGGGTTCGGCTACATCCACTACGGCGAGCGGCTCGAGATCGCCGGTGCCCCCAGCGCGCTGGCCGTCGACTCCTTCAAGGAGAAGCCGGACCTGCAGACCGCCGAGCGCTACCTGGCGAACGGCTCGTACCTGTGGAACGCGAGCATGTTCATCTCGCGGGCCGACAAGCTGCTGGAGGAGATCGGCCGCAACAAGCCGAAGCTGCTCGCCGGACTGCTCGAGCTGGCGGAGGCGTGGGACGACCCCGCGACCCGCGGCCCCGCCGTCGACCGGATCTGGCCGGAGCTCGAGAAGATCGCTATCGACTACACGGTCGCGGAGCCCGCGGCCGCGGCCGGGCGGCTTGCCGTCATCCCCGGCTACTTCGACTGGGACGACGTCGGCGACTTCGCGTCGCTCGCGAAGCTCAACTCGGGCGGCCGCAAGTCGGACCTCGCCATCCTCGGCGAGAACGCCCGGGTGCTGTCCGACTCGTCGAGCGGCATCGTGGTGAGTCAGAGCAAGCGGGTGATCAGCCTCATCGGCGTCAAGGACATCGTCGTCGTCGACACCCCAGATGCGCTGCTCGTCACCACGAGCGAGAACGCGCAGCGGGTGAAGGCCGTGGTGGATGCGCTGAAGATCACCGGATCCACCGACGTCCTTTAG
- the sdhC gene encoding succinate dehydrogenase, cytochrome b556 subunit, translating to MSDQATGTLQPAKTRPGGTLYRGREGMWSWVLHRITGVAIFFFLLVHILDTSLIRVSPEAYNAVIGTYKNPIMGLGEIALVAAIVFHAFNGIRIILIDFWSKGVKYQKVMFWIVIALWVILMAGFVPVQLVHIFSEVN from the coding sequence GTGTCAGACCAAGCGACAGGGACCCTGCAGCCGGCCAAGACCCGGCCCGGCGGAACTCTGTACCGTGGCCGTGAGGGGATGTGGTCGTGGGTCCTCCACCGCATCACCGGCGTCGCCATCTTCTTCTTCCTTCTCGTCCACATCCTGGACACGTCGCTCATCCGCGTGAGCCCCGAGGCCTACAACGCGGTGATCGGCACCTACAAGAACCCGATCATGGGACTCGGCGAGATCGCCCTCGTCGCGGCCATCGTGTTCCACGCCTTCAACGGCATCCGCATCATCCTGATCGACTTCTGGAGCAAGGGCGTCAAGTACCAGAAGGTCATGTTCTGGATCGTCATCGCGCTGTGGGTGATCCTGATGGCCGGCTTCGTGCCCGTCCAGCTCGTCCACATCTTCTCGGAGGTGAACTGA
- a CDS encoding succinate dehydrogenase hydrophobic membrane anchor subunit — protein sequence MTTIEAPRTPAARSSRGKNWEKWGWIYMRFSGVLLVILIFGHLLINLVLGDGVKQIDFAFVAGKYATPFWQVWDLLMLWLALIHGGNGMRTLINDYAYNRVVNRILKWAVLAAVVVLIVLGTLVIFTFDPCPAGAAASDLPSFCPAR from the coding sequence GTGACGACCATCGAGGCGCCGCGCACCCCCGCAGCCCGATCCTCCCGCGGCAAGAACTGGGAGAAGTGGGGCTGGATCTACATGCGGTTCTCGGGCGTCCTGCTCGTGATCCTCATCTTCGGCCACCTGCTGATCAACCTCGTCCTCGGCGACGGCGTCAAGCAGATCGACTTCGCCTTCGTCGCCGGCAAGTACGCCACGCCGTTCTGGCAGGTCTGGGACCTCCTGATGCTGTGGCTCGCCCTGATCCACGGCGGCAACGGGATGCGGACGCTCATCAACGACTACGCCTACAACCGGGTGGTCAACCGCATCCTCAAGTGGGCCGTCCTCGCCGCGGTCGTCGTGCTGATCGTGCTCGGAACGCTCGTGATCTTCACGTTCGACCCGTGCCCGGCCGGCGCCGCGGCCTCCGACCTGCCGTCCTTCTGCCCGGCACGCTGA
- the sdhA gene encoding succinate dehydrogenase flavoprotein subunit: MTTEATESTVIDGVHYHEFDIVIVGAGGAGMRAAIEAGPHARTAVISKLYPTRSHTGAAQGGMAAALANVEEDSWEWHTFDTVKGGDYLVDQDAAEILAKEAIDAVIDLENMGLPFNRTPEGKIDQRRFGGHTRDHGKAPVRRACYAADRTGHMILQTLFQNCVKLGINFFNEFYVLDVIMNEVDGVPQPAGVVAYELSTGELHVFHSKAIIFATGGFGKIFKTTSNAHTLTGDGVGIIWRKGLPLEDMEFFQFHPTGLAGLGILLTEGARGEGAILRNASGERFMERYAPTIKDLAPRDIVARCMVQEVAEGRGAGPHKDYVLLDCTHLGAEVLETKLPDITEFARTYLGVDPVVEPVPVMPTAHYAMGGIPTNTAAEVLRDNTTVVPGLYAAGECACVSVHGSNRLGTNSLLDINVFGKRAGNNAVEYIKTAEAVPLPEDPAGAVRRMIDELRTSTGTERIAAIRKELQDEMDRNAQVFRTDESLSQVTQTIHELRDRYRNVQVQDKGKRYNTDLLEAVELGFLLDLAEVVVYSARNRKESRGGHMRDDFPKRDDENYMKHTMAYLTGDPHSSDAADHITLDWKPVVVTRYQPMERKY; this comes from the coding sequence GTGACAACAGAAGCTACTGAATCCACCGTCATCGACGGCGTCCACTACCACGAGTTCGACATCGTCATCGTCGGAGCCGGAGGCGCCGGCATGCGCGCGGCGATCGAAGCGGGGCCTCACGCCCGCACCGCCGTCATCTCGAAGCTCTACCCGACGCGCTCCCACACGGGTGCGGCGCAGGGAGGCATGGCCGCCGCCCTCGCGAACGTCGAGGAGGACAGCTGGGAGTGGCACACCTTCGACACCGTCAAGGGCGGCGACTACCTCGTCGACCAGGACGCGGCGGAGATCCTCGCCAAGGAGGCCATCGACGCGGTCATCGACCTCGAGAACATGGGCCTGCCGTTCAACCGCACGCCCGAGGGCAAGATCGACCAGCGCCGCTTCGGCGGCCACACCCGCGATCACGGCAAGGCTCCGGTCCGCCGGGCGTGCTACGCCGCCGACCGCACCGGCCACATGATCCTGCAGACGCTGTTCCAGAACTGCGTCAAGCTCGGCATCAACTTCTTCAACGAGTTCTACGTGCTCGACGTGATCATGAACGAGGTCGACGGCGTCCCCCAGCCGGCCGGCGTCGTCGCGTACGAGCTGTCGACCGGAGAGCTGCACGTCTTCCACTCGAAGGCGATCATCTTCGCCACCGGCGGCTTCGGCAAGATCTTCAAGACCACCTCCAACGCCCACACCCTCACCGGTGACGGCGTCGGCATCATCTGGCGCAAGGGCCTGCCCCTGGAGGACATGGAGTTCTTCCAGTTCCACCCGACCGGCCTCGCCGGCCTCGGCATCCTCCTCACCGAGGGCGCCCGAGGCGAGGGCGCCATCCTCCGCAACGCCTCCGGCGAGCGGTTCATGGAGCGCTACGCCCCCACGATCAAAGACCTCGCGCCGCGCGACATCGTCGCCCGCTGCATGGTGCAGGAGGTCGCGGAGGGACGCGGCGCCGGCCCGCACAAGGACTACGTGCTGCTCGACTGCACGCACCTGGGCGCCGAGGTGCTGGAGACGAAGCTCCCCGACATCACCGAGTTCGCGCGCACCTACCTCGGCGTCGACCCGGTGGTCGAGCCCGTCCCGGTGATGCCGACCGCGCACTACGCGATGGGCGGCATCCCGACGAACACGGCCGCCGAGGTGCTGCGCGACAACACCACCGTCGTCCCCGGCCTCTACGCCGCGGGCGAGTGCGCCTGCGTGTCTGTGCACGGTTCGAACCGTCTCGGCACCAACTCGCTGCTCGACATCAACGTCTTCGGCAAGCGCGCCGGCAACAACGCGGTGGAGTACATCAAGACCGCCGAGGCCGTCCCGCTGCCGGAGGACCCGGCCGGAGCCGTCCGCCGCATGATCGACGAACTGCGCACCTCCACGGGCACCGAGCGCATCGCCGCCATCCGCAAGGAGCTGCAGGACGAGATGGACCGGAACGCCCAGGTGTTCCGCACCGACGAGTCGCTCTCCCAGGTCACGCAGACCATTCACGAGCTCCGCGACCGGTACCGCAACGTGCAGGTGCAGGACAAGGGCAAGCGCTACAACACCGACCTGCTGGAGGCCGTCGAGCTCGGCTTCCTGCTCGACCTCGCCGAGGTCGTCGTCTACTCCGCGCGCAACCGCAAGGAGTCGCGCGGAGGCCACATGCGCGACGACTTCCCGAAGCGCGACGACGAGAACTACATGAAGCACACGATGGCCTACCTCACCGGCGACCCGCACTCGTCGGACGCGGCAGACCACATCACGCTCGACTGGAAGCCCGTCGTCGTGACCCGCTACCAGCCGATGGAGAGGAAGTACTGA
- a CDS encoding succinate dehydrogenase iron-sulfur subunit, with the protein MSNAVLETPPAPEAPVESFTVTLIIRRFDPDVDTEPRWQDFDVELYPTDRILDALHKIKWEQDGSLTFRRSCAHGICGSDAMRINGRNRLACKTLIKDLDISKPIYVEAIKGLPLEKDLIVDMEPFFESYREVQPFLVANSKPEKGKERIQSVADRARFDDTTKCILCAACTSSCPVFWTDGQYFGPAAIVNAHRFIFDSRDDNSQVRLDILNDKEGVWRCRTTFNCTDACPRGIQVTQAIAEVKQAIMRGRP; encoded by the coding sequence ATGTCGAACGCCGTGCTCGAGACTCCCCCCGCCCCCGAGGCCCCGGTCGAGTCGTTCACCGTCACGCTCATCATCCGCCGCTTCGACCCGGATGTGGACACGGAGCCGCGCTGGCAGGACTTCGACGTCGAGCTGTACCCGACCGATCGCATCCTGGACGCCCTCCACAAGATCAAGTGGGAGCAGGACGGCTCGCTGACCTTCCGCCGCTCGTGCGCGCACGGCATCTGCGGATCGGACGCCATGCGCATCAACGGCCGCAACCGTCTCGCCTGCAAGACGCTGATCAAGGACCTCGACATCTCGAAGCCGATCTACGTCGAGGCGATCAAGGGCCTGCCGCTCGAGAAGGACCTCATCGTCGACATGGAGCCCTTCTTCGAGTCGTACCGCGAGGTGCAGCCGTTCCTCGTCGCGAACTCGAAGCCGGAGAAGGGCAAGGAGCGCATCCAGTCGGTCGCCGACCGGGCCCGCTTCGACGACACCACCAAGTGCATCCTCTGCGCCGCGTGCACGTCGTCCTGCCCGGTGTTCTGGACGGACGGCCAGTACTTCGGCCCGGCCGCGATCGTCAACGCGCACCGTTTCATCTTCGACTCGCGCGACGACAACTCCCAGGTGCGCCTCGACATCCTCAACGACAAGGAGGGCGTGTGGCGCTGCCGCACGACCTTCAACTGCACCGACGCCTGCCCGCGCGGCATCCAGGTCACGCAGGCGATCGCCGAGGTGAAGCAGGCGATCATGCGCGGCCGTCCGTAG
- a CDS encoding DUF4190 domain-containing protein yields the protein MSTVDQHRQHVQQPPRPVHPPYPPYIYGAAPAGTNVLAVVSLVTAFVFPIAAVICGHIAFGQIKRTGENGRGLALAGVIVGYCFLALGLLFGLLYAVVIAIGIAASVADPSLAT from the coding sequence ATGAGCACTGTCGATCAGCACCGACAGCACGTCCAGCAGCCGCCGCGGCCGGTTCATCCGCCATACCCGCCGTATATCTATGGCGCCGCACCGGCGGGGACGAACGTCCTGGCGGTCGTCTCGCTCGTCACGGCATTCGTGTTTCCGATCGCGGCCGTGATCTGCGGGCACATCGCTTTCGGCCAGATCAAACGCACCGGCGAGAACGGCCGCGGACTCGCGCTGGCCGGCGTGATCGTCGGCTACTGCTTCCTCGCGCTGGGCCTCCTCTTTGGTCTCCTGTACGCGGTGGTTATCGCTATCGGCATCGCTGCAAGCGTGGCCGACCCCTCCTTGGCCACCTGA
- a CDS encoding YihY/virulence factor BrkB family protein, whose translation MAKKSRGEPSPPDPDLQRAAGNVEPHVDESLRERLVERADPLVRRFERPVARVSVWAKWVKALRPYRVYINYSYSDGNLRAAGMGYQSLFAVFAAVWVGFSVASYWLSGNEAVFDALVALINRAVPGLIETSATVGVIPQEQLRNASSFGWTGVIAAIGLIWTAIGWLYYTRQAVRAVFRLSRDTTSYVLQKVRDLGLALIFGVLFVLSALLTIVSTQALTLLLDLTGLSDSFWTNAATRLSGLVVSVALNIVTLGAMFRIMSRVAIPWRNLFFGALLGALVLAGLSALGGLLLGAAYKNPLLATFAVFIGLLLWFNLISRVILLSASWIAIGMADRGLSPRAVTPEEAAAERAAAEHEARVLVARSELAQAQDDLATARWFSRLPAQRRVARAEQRLNDLLDGEPVA comes from the coding sequence GTGGCCAAGAAGTCCCGAGGCGAGCCCTCCCCGCCGGACCCGGACCTCCAGCGCGCCGCGGGCAACGTTGAGCCGCACGTGGACGAGTCTCTGCGGGAGCGCCTGGTGGAGCGTGCCGACCCCCTGGTTCGCCGGTTCGAGCGTCCGGTGGCGCGCGTCTCGGTCTGGGCGAAGTGGGTCAAGGCTCTGCGGCCGTATCGCGTCTACATCAACTACTCGTATTCGGACGGCAACCTGCGCGCGGCTGGGATGGGGTACCAGTCGCTCTTCGCGGTGTTCGCCGCGGTGTGGGTGGGATTCTCCGTCGCGAGCTACTGGCTCTCCGGCAACGAGGCGGTGTTCGACGCTCTCGTTGCCCTGATCAACCGGGCGGTGCCCGGCCTGATCGAAACCAGCGCCACGGTCGGGGTGATCCCCCAGGAGCAACTGCGCAACGCCTCTTCCTTCGGCTGGACGGGTGTCATCGCCGCCATCGGCCTGATCTGGACCGCGATCGGCTGGCTCTACTACACGCGGCAGGCGGTCCGGGCGGTGTTCCGCCTCAGCCGCGACACCACCAGCTATGTGCTCCAGAAGGTGCGCGACCTCGGACTCGCGCTCATCTTCGGCGTGCTGTTCGTGCTGTCGGCGCTGCTCACGATCGTCAGCACGCAGGCGCTGACGCTCCTTCTGGATCTGACGGGCCTGTCGGACTCGTTCTGGACCAACGCTGCGACGCGTCTCTCGGGTCTCGTCGTGTCGGTCGCGCTCAACATCGTCACGCTGGGGGCGATGTTCCGCATCATGTCCCGAGTGGCGATCCCGTGGCGCAACCTGTTCTTCGGCGCGCTGCTGGGCGCGCTCGTGCTCGCCGGGCTGAGCGCCCTCGGTGGTCTGCTTCTCGGGGCCGCCTACAAGAACCCGCTCCTGGCGACCTTCGCCGTCTTCATCGGTCTCCTGCTGTGGTTCAACCTCATCTCGCGCGTCATCCTGCTGTCGGCGTCGTGGATCGCCATCGGGATGGCCGACCGCGGCCTCTCGCCGCGCGCCGTCACGCCGGAGGAGGCGGCCGCGGAGCGCGCCGCGGCCGAGCACGAGGCGCGTGTGCTGGTCGCTCGATCGGAACTGGCGCAGGCACAGGACGATCTGGCGACGGCGAGGTGGTTCTCCCGGCTGCCCGCGCAGCGCCGCGTCGCCCGGGCGGAGCAGCGGCTGAACGACCTCCTCGACGGAGAACCGGTCGCCTGA
- a CDS encoding exodeoxyribonuclease III produces the protein MPSSRLRIATINANGIRAAFRKGMGAWLDGRDVDILAIQEVRASSEDLQGLLGDEWDIVHDPATAKGRAGVAIASRHRASIHRVELGPSEFDSAGRWLEADYEVGGTVITVVSAYVHSGEAGTEKQTEKYRFLDAMEARLPELQKHNELAVVMGDLNVGHRTLDIRNWKGNVKRAGFLPEEREYFDRILGAEGDPAYNAGAGLGWVDVVRKHAGEVEGPYTWWSWRGKAFDNDTGWRIDYQLATPALAERVTGWSVDRAAAYDERWSDHTPVVVDYAL, from the coding sequence ATGCCCTCGAGTCGCTTGCGCATCGCCACGATCAACGCCAACGGCATCCGCGCCGCCTTCCGCAAGGGCATGGGCGCCTGGCTCGACGGGCGCGACGTCGACATCCTCGCCATCCAGGAGGTCCGGGCCTCGTCCGAAGACCTTCAGGGGCTCCTCGGCGACGAGTGGGACATCGTCCACGACCCGGCCACGGCCAAGGGCCGTGCGGGAGTGGCGATCGCGAGCAGGCACCGTGCATCCATCCACCGCGTGGAGCTCGGCCCGAGCGAGTTCGACAGCGCGGGCCGCTGGCTGGAGGCCGACTACGAGGTCGGCGGCACGGTGATCACCGTCGTCAGCGCGTACGTCCACTCGGGCGAGGCCGGCACGGAGAAGCAGACCGAGAAATACCGCTTCCTCGACGCGATGGAGGCGCGGCTTCCCGAGTTGCAGAAGCACAACGAGCTCGCCGTGGTGATGGGCGACCTCAACGTCGGCCACCGCACGCTCGACATCCGCAACTGGAAGGGCAACGTCAAGCGCGCCGGCTTCCTGCCGGAGGAGCGGGAGTACTTCGACCGCATCCTCGGCGCCGAAGGCGACCCGGCCTACAACGCCGGCGCCGGGCTCGGCTGGGTCGACGTCGTCCGCAAGCACGCGGGCGAGGTCGAGGGCCCGTACACATGGTGGTCGTGGCGAGGCAAGGCGTTCGACAACGACACCGGATGGCGCATCGACTACCAGCTGGCGACCCCCGCACTCGCGGAGCGGGTCACAGGCTGGTCGGTCGACCGTGCGGCCGCCTACGACGAGCGATGGTCGGACCACACGCCTGTGGTCGTCGACTACGCGCTCTGA
- the trpS gene encoding tryptophan--tRNA ligase, with protein sequence MTTLPRLYSGMQPSADSLHLGNYIGALLQWKELQSTHDAFFSVVDLHAITVAQDPAELREKTRRTAAQYIAAGIDPSASTLYVQSHVPAHAQLAWVLNTITGFGEASRMTQFKDKSQKQGADATSVGLFAYPVLMAADILLYDTEIVPVGDDQRQHVELTRDLAERFNSRFGQTFVVPQAMILKDSARIYDLQNPESKMSKSAESGAGIIWMLDEPDVTRKKIMRAVTDTDGVVSFDREGKPGISNLLSIFSALSGRSIEAIELEYEGKGYGDFKKGLVEVVVEEFAPIRQCALDLLADPAELDRILAVNAERASEVAEGTLEKAYDRIGFLRRAR encoded by the coding sequence ATGACAACCCTCCCCCGCCTCTACTCCGGCATGCAGCCGTCGGCCGACTCGCTGCACCTCGGCAATTACATCGGCGCACTCCTGCAGTGGAAAGAGCTGCAGAGCACGCACGACGCGTTCTTCTCCGTCGTCGACCTGCACGCCATCACGGTGGCGCAGGATCCGGCGGAACTGCGTGAGAAGACGCGCCGCACGGCGGCGCAGTACATCGCTGCCGGGATCGACCCGTCCGCCTCCACCCTCTACGTGCAGTCCCACGTGCCCGCGCACGCGCAGCTGGCCTGGGTGTTGAACACGATCACCGGCTTCGGCGAGGCGTCGCGGATGACGCAGTTCAAGGACAAGTCGCAGAAGCAGGGCGCCGACGCGACCTCGGTCGGACTCTTCGCGTACCCGGTGCTGATGGCTGCGGACATCCTGCTCTACGACACCGAGATCGTGCCCGTGGGCGACGACCAGCGCCAGCATGTCGAGCTGACGCGCGACCTGGCCGAGCGCTTCAACAGCCGCTTCGGCCAGACGTTCGTCGTGCCGCAGGCGATGATCCTGAAGGACAGCGCCCGCATCTACGACCTCCAGAACCCGGAGTCGAAGATGTCGAAGTCCGCCGAGTCGGGCGCCGGCATCATCTGGATGCTCGACGAACCGGATGTGACGCGCAAGAAGATCATGCGCGCGGTCACCGACACCGACGGCGTCGTGTCGTTCGACCGCGAGGGCAAGCCGGGCATCTCCAACCTGCTCTCGATCTTCTCGGCGCTCAGCGGCCGCTCGATCGAGGCCATCGAGCTGGAGTACGAGGGCAAGGGCTACGGCGACTTCAAGAAGGGCCTCGTCGAGGTGGTGGTCGAGGAGTTCGCTCCCATCCGCCAGTGCGCGCTCGACCTTCTCGCCGACCCCGCCGAGCTCGACCGCATTCTCGCGGTCAACGCCGAGCGCGCAAGCGAGGTCGCCGAGGGCACCCTCGAGAAGGCGTACGACCGCATCGGCTTCCTTCGGCGAGCCCGCTGA
- a CDS encoding GNAT family N-acetyltransferase, whose product MPAPVVLTGARVTLSTPGHADVDRIAEVCADPAIARWTTVPSPYTRENAVGFVTSVVPDGWASGRVCTWAVRVDDVLLGMISIGDIREHQGEIGYWMAPEARGKGIMSEATALVVDYGFAPAPGGLALRKLVWRALAGNAASAAVARRAGFRWDGIVPGGAEQRGERFDEWRGTLLPQDAGRPAGDWPDVSFVQVPA is encoded by the coding sequence ATGCCGGCGCCGGTCGTCCTGACGGGCGCGCGGGTGACGCTCTCGACGCCCGGGCACGCGGATGTCGACCGGATCGCCGAGGTCTGCGCCGACCCGGCCATCGCCCGCTGGACGACCGTGCCGTCGCCGTACACGCGCGAGAACGCCGTGGGATTCGTGACGAGTGTCGTCCCCGACGGCTGGGCGAGCGGCCGGGTCTGCACGTGGGCGGTCCGTGTCGATGACGTGCTGCTCGGCATGATCAGCATCGGCGATATCCGCGAGCACCAGGGCGAGATCGGCTACTGGATGGCGCCGGAGGCCCGCGGGAAGGGCATCATGTCCGAGGCCACAGCGCTGGTCGTCGACTACGGCTTCGCTCCGGCTCCGGGCGGACTCGCCCTGCGAAAGCTGGTGTGGCGTGCTCTCGCCGGGAACGCCGCGAGCGCCGCCGTCGCCCGCCGTGCCGGCTTCCGCTGGGACGGCATCGTGCCGGGCGGTGCCGAGCAGCGCGGCGAGCGGTTCGATGAGTGGCGTGGAACCCTCCTGCCGCAGGACGCCGGACGGCCTGCGGGCGACTGGCCCGATGTCTCGTTCGTCCAGGTTCCGGCGTGA
- a CDS encoding HAD family hydrolase — MSDIRVVLFDLDDTLFAHRAAVEAGILRFAETLGPPYGTAEADEVVTLWHDLEEEHYHSYLAGDLDFEGQRQARARDFAARHGVELDDAQASAWFADYFEHYVAAWSLHDDALPALDALEAALPGVRFGLITNGDLAFQGRKVEAVGLDARMEHLIASGEVGVAKPDAAIFHAACDAFSVRPDQAAYVGDRLRTDAIGSARAGLTGVWLNRRNAVPSPEDELDAATAGVRTIASLAELAPLLA, encoded by the coding sequence GTGAGCGACATCCGCGTCGTCCTGTTCGACCTCGACGACACCCTGTTCGCGCACCGGGCGGCCGTCGAGGCGGGCATCCTGCGGTTTGCCGAGACGCTCGGGCCGCCCTACGGCACGGCCGAGGCAGACGAGGTCGTGACTCTCTGGCACGATCTCGAGGAGGAGCACTACCACTCGTACCTCGCGGGTGACCTGGACTTCGAGGGGCAGCGGCAGGCGCGCGCCCGCGACTTCGCGGCCCGCCACGGCGTCGAGCTGGACGACGCCCAGGCGAGCGCCTGGTTCGCCGACTACTTCGAGCACTACGTGGCCGCCTGGTCGCTGCACGACGACGCCCTCCCTGCCCTGGATGCACTGGAAGCCGCCCTCCCCGGTGTCCGCTTCGGCCTCATCACGAACGGCGACCTGGCCTTCCAGGGCCGGAAGGTGGAGGCAGTCGGGCTCGACGCTCGCATGGAGCACCTGATCGCCTCCGGCGAGGTCGGCGTGGCCAAGCCCGACGCGGCGATCTTCCACGCGGCGTGTGACGCCTTCAGCGTGCGACCGGATCAGGCCGCCTACGTGGGTGACCGGCTCCGCACGGACGCGATCGGGAGCGCACGGGCCGGCCTCACCGGGGTGTGGCTCAACCGGCGGAATGCCGTCCCCTCCCCCGAGGACGAACTCGACGCGGCCACCGCCGGCGTCCGGACCATCGCCTCGCTCGCCGAGCTCGCTCCGCTCCTGGCCTGA